DNA sequence from the Candidatus Poribacteria bacterium genome:
ATTGCAGCGCATTTCGGAAAAATTGAGATTTTGATAAACAATGCCGGAATTAACACAAGAAGTGATAGGGTACCGATTCATCAGTACACCTTAGAGGACTGGCAACGGATCTTGGAAATAGACCTCACGGGTGTTTTTGCGACGAGTCGTGCTGTCATTCCATATATCTTGGAGACGCACAACAGGTCTGGCTCCGAAAACGCAACTGGACGTATCGTCAACATCAGTTCTATTGCTGGATTGGTGCCCCTCCGCTTGCAGAGTGCTTATGTTGCCGCGAAGGCAGGTGTGGCGAATCTAACGCGTTCAATGGCGTTGGAACTCGGGCCGGAAGGGATCCTCGTGAATGCTGTTGCCCCCGGTTCCACCTTGACGCGTGGCACGAAGGCACTCTTTTACGGAGACGATGGGGCGTACACCGAAAACGCCGCGAGCCTGCTATCGCATATTCCGATTGGCAGACCCGGGCAAACCACTGAAATCGCAGCAGCCGTGCTCTTCCTCGTCTCACCGGATGCAAGCTATATCAATGGGACTGTCCTCCCGGTGGACGGTGGTTGGATCGCTGGTTATACGCGAGACTGGTAAGTAAATAACCATAGTTGTGGCATATGAAGTGTGCCGACGACTTTAATAAAGGAGAAAAAAATGGCAAAAATTACGATGTTTAAAGGGTATCAAGGGGAACCTCCTATTCCGAAACCCGCACATCAGGTGCAAGCGAATGTTGTCACCGTTCAGGACGGGGTGCCTGTAAAGTATTCCGGCTGCGATGGGATCGGTGTCCGGGTCGTTCATCCTGCTAATCCGAACGCACCCGCACAAAACTTGGGATTAGTCGTGTTTTTTGTGCCGCCGCACGTCGTTCTGGAACCCGGAAGCCACCATACCGAGGAATGCTACGTGATTCTAAAAGGAAAAGGTGTGATGACGCTCGCTGGTGAAAAGGTCCCCGTTGAAGCAGGAACATTCATTCATCTCCCACCGTGGTGTGAGCACGGCATCGAAAATACAGGCGATGAGTCTATGGAGGTCCTGATATGTACATCCCCACCGAACCCATAAATTGAGATGATTGGGGCTGAAATTCGCCAATTCCACGTATATTCACACTTTTCGGCAGTTTTTTGCATTTTAATTTAACCCTTTTCCTATATTTTACGTTAAATAAAGTATCTTAACTGTTTAATATAGGCTGCTAAAACACGCCTTTAATTATTCTGTGGGGGTTAATTTATGCGCGGGATAATCCCGAAGTCGTCCAGTGTGAGGAAGGAATTTCTACGGAAACGTCCTTCCTGTGGACCACCTGCATCTGATGAACAAGCCAACGACGAGTTAACAACGATAGAAGAGATGCCCGAGGAAGTAGAGGATCGGGCGCAGGCACTACTCGCAAACGGAGAAGAAATCAAAGTCGCTGTCTCAACCGATCTACGGTTCGATGGCAACTACGGCAAAGATTGGGTAATTGCTACTAATAAACGACTCATCGCCTTTAACCAGAACGGTGCGCCGGAACATCAACTTCGTGAGATTCCACTGGCATCTGTTGAGGCTGTTGAGATCGTCGAGATGTATGGTAACAATATCCTCAAGATCAGAACATCCGAGGATGCCGCGGAAGTTGCACGCTACTCACGCAAGGTCTCACCAAAGTTTGAGTTGGCAACGCCTGAATTAGAGACCTTGGTTCAGGAAGCGAACCCGGATGTAGAACATGAAAAACAACACCGTCCGCAAGGCTGGGGCAAAAATAAAAACAAATGTGAAACATGCGGACAGCCGCTGCCACGTTGGTCCGGTGTTTGTGTTCATTGCGTTGAAAAGCGAAAACTCATCTTCCGACTGATCAAGTATTCGTCCCCGTTCTGGCATGTCGCGGTGCCAGCACTTGCCTTGATGATGATCATCCGCCTCGTTTCGCTTTTCCCGGCAGTGCTGAGCCGGGAGATGGTCGATAATATCCTTGTTCCCGCCAGTGCGGCTATAAACGGTGCGACTTTAACGGAGACCGGTGAGCCAGTCGCCGCACCGACCTGGGGACACCTCAGCGGCATCGTCGAAAGTATCTCAGGGTGGTTAACGCTGCCTGTTGCGGGAAGTTGGGGACACCTCCTCACCATTGTCCTCTTAATGGTAAGTTTCAACGTCTTCACGATGGGGGCTTCCGCTGTGCGAGGCTACATGATGGCGTGGGTAGGTCAAAATATTACACGCCGACTTCGGAACGAAACTTATGAACATCTCAACGCACTCTCGTTAGATTTTTACAATCAGCGGGATACCGGTAACCTCATGTCGAGAATCACACAGGATGTGGGGAGGCTCCGGGATTTCATCGCAAACGGGTTACAGGACTTAATCGGCGATTCCCTGACACTGATCTACATTTGCATCATTATGTTTCTCACCAACTGGAAGTTGGCGGCTTGGACACTGATTCCGGTTCCCTGCCTCATTTTCTTCACCATCTTCTTTGGAAAAAAGATGGGTAAAGTTTTTTCCGTGTTGTGGAAACGGTATGCCGATATTAGCACGATACTGGCAAGCACCATCCCGGGGGTTCGGGTTGTCAAAGCCTTCGCACGCGAACGCTATGAAGTAAACCGATTCAGTGAAAAGACCTATCAGGTGTTCGATGGTGAAATGCATGCGGCGAAGTTGTGGACACTCTATCGCCCGATCATGGAATTCATCATTTTCTCCGGCTCTATCCTGATATGGTTGGTTGGCGGTTCGCAGATTTTTCAAGGCGAATTATCCCTCGGTGATCTCTTTATGTTCCAGGCGTTGATGGGACGGTTTTTCAGACCCGTTTACACGCTCTGCCAGATGAATGAACGCTTCATCCGGGCCGCAACTTCTGCGGATCGAGTGTTTGAAATCATAGACACCCCCCCAAGTGTCGCGGAAAAAGAAGATGCCGTTACGATTGACAACATCAAAGGCGAGGTCGAATTCAAGGATGTCTATTTCTCTTACGATGCGGAAAAAAATGCTATCAATGGTGTCAGTTTCCGCGCAGAAGCCGGTGAAATGATTGGGCTTGTCGGACATAGTGGGGCGGGAAAAAGCACGGTTATTAACTTGATTACCCGTTTCTACGATCCGAGCGAGGGTTCAATAGAGATTGATGGACACGACACCCGTGATATTAAACTCAAAGCATTACGGCAACAGGTAGGTGTGGTGTTGCAGGATCCCTTCCTGTTCCAAGGCACAATCGCCGAAAATATTGGGTATTCAAAACCGGGTGCGTCTCGGCATGAAATTATCGCTGCAGCGAAAGCCGCAAACGCCCACGAGTTTATCATCAAATTCCCCGATGGTTACGATACAATGGTCGGTGAACGGGGGGCTCGCGTGTCCGGCGGTGAACGGCAACGGATTTCTATCGCTCGCGCAATCCTGAAAAATCCGAGAATTCTCATCTTAGACGAAGCGACATCCTCTGTGGATACAGAGACTGAATCGAATATTCAGGAAGCATTGGAACGGCTTGTCCGCGGTCGGACGGTGTTCGCTATTGCACACCGACTCTCTACGCTCAAATATGCCGACCGATTGGTTGTGCTGAAAGACGGGAAAGTCGATGAAATCGGCACGCATGAAGAACTTCTTGCCAAAGACGGGACTTATGCAGGTTTGTGTGAAAAGCAGACAGAATTGTCAAAGATTCGTGCCTTATAGGTAACCATATTGTTCTGGTGCGCGCCTTGAAAGCACGCACCAGAGCCTCTTCCTTGATACGGAAGAAGGAGACGTTACATAATGCAGGAAGCCGTGAAGATTACCGATGAGGTAGAATTCCTTGATGCCTCTAATGTTAGACTTACGCGAAATTCGTTTGAAGAACTCACAGTTGAACTGCCAGACGGCACCAGTCACACAAACGTTGAAGCCATCCGATCCTTTCCGCTTACCGATTCTAACAAATATATCACACTCCTCGATAGCGAAGGAGCGGAAATCGGTATCATTCAGGACATCAAACAGCTGCCTCGCGAATCAGTGGAAATCCTCGTGTCCGAGTTGCAAAAACGGTATTTTATGCCGAAGATTACCAAGATCCACGAACTCGATGGTCAGTTCGGTGTTACACGGTGGGTCGTAGAAACCAACCGCGGTCCCGTCACGTTCGGCATGCGCACCCGATATGATGTCGTCAGTCTTGAAAATGGACGGGTGCTTATTAAAGATGCCGACGGCAATCGTTACGAGATTGAGAATTACCACCATTTGGATCCCGCAAGTCTCGCCCTCCTTGAAACGCAATTGTAGGGGCTGGGTTACCCAAACCCTACCAGCGAGACATTCAATCTTTAAAGGCGCAGCGTCCTAAATTCGACTATAAGTCAACAGGATCGCGCCTCTCTTTTTATTTAAATGGAATCTACATCTACGGAGGTGGCTAAGAGTGGAGAACGTAAGAATCGAACGGATTGAATGGGCACGCTTGACAGGCGAACGTCCTCGTAAAGCAGGTTGCAATTCACGTCTGGATGAACACGGGTTGCATGTCCGCCCCCCTATCGCGCGTCTAACGACAACAGAGGGTGCCAGCGGCTTCGGATGGTCCCGAATTTCCCGTGAAAAAGCGCAAACTATCGTCGGATTTCAGCTCAGCGACGCATTCGACGCAGAAAACGGGGTCACCGAAGAATTCAGGATGTTGGAGTATCCGCTCTGGGATCTCGTGGGACAATTGGCGCAAAAACCCGTCTACGCCATGCTTTCTGGAGAAAACGGGGAGTTTCGCTCCCCATGTTACGATACCTCGCTTTATATTGATGATTTGCACCTTGACGATAATGCCGAAGCCGCGGCACTCATTGCCTCTGAGGCGTTAGAAGGGAAGGCGCGCGGGCATAACGCTTACAAAATCAAAGTAGGGCGCGGGGCGATGCACATGCCACTCGACAAAGGGACGCAACGCGATATTGATGTCATCCGCGCCGTCCGAGAGGCTGTCGGACCCGATGCTTCGATTTTGATAGATGCAAACAACGGCTACAATCTTAATCTCACCAAACAGGTGCTCGGCGGCGCGGCGGATGCAAACGTCTATTGGATGGAGGAGGCATTCCACGAGGATGCCCGTGTCTATAGCCTCTTGAGAGAATGGCTAAACGCCGAAGGTTTAGAAACCCGTATTGCTGACGGCGAAGGTAGTGCCTCACCGAATTTGGTAGACTGGGCAAAAGACGGACTCATCGATATTGTCCAATACGATATCTTCTCTCCCGGCTTCTCACGCTGGCTTGAGTTGGGACCCGAATTGGATGCAGCTGGCGTTGGCACGGCACCCCATCACTACGGCGGGCACTACGGTAATTATGTCACCGGTCATCTATCAGCAAAGGTGGAACGATTTGAATTCGTCGAATGGGACCATGCGACTACCCCGGGTTTAGATGACGCCGGGTATTCCATATCAAACGGCTATGTGAACATCCCACAAAGTCCCGGTTTCGGGTTGAATCTGGAGGAAGCACCCTACCAAAAAGCGAAGGAAGAAAACGGGTTCCAGGTTCGTGTGTAGTTAAGTCGGCCGCTCACCAGTGCCAAGCCGTTGTGAATAATGCCGAGCGGAAAACTATAGGAGATAGAACCATGGCATATCTAACTGCAGCAGACAAGGAATTCTTTAAGGAAAACGGTTATCTAATTGTGCGTGGTGCCTTGGAGCAGGAAGGGATTGATGCCGCGCTTGATCGACTCTGGGAAGCGATGGACGAAGACAGAAACGATCCCGAATCCTGGATACGCCAGGGATATCGCACGGTTCCTGTTGGCAGTGAAGAGGTCATCAGCGGCACAACATACGGCAACCGAGTCTTCGCTATGGCAGAGGAGCTCGTCGGCAAGGACAAATTGAATACGAGCGGTGGCGCGGGACCGCATATCAATTTTCCAGATCCAGATAGAAAATGGAGTGAACCCTTGGGACACCTTGACGGTTATCACACGCCTACCAACGGTGTGCCGAAAGGGGTCGTGAGTGCGTTCACGCTGGGGGCTACCGTTTATCTGGGCACAGTTGAAAAACAGGGCGGCGGATTTACCGTCTGGCCCGGAAGCCATCTAATTTGGGCGGAATACTTCAGATACCATGACTTGGATAGCCTCCCAGGCGGTATCGCACCGTTTGACTTAGGACCGAGTTACGAATTCACCGGCGCGGCAGGCGATGTCTGTTTTTGGCATCATCAGATGAGCCACGCTGCAGGTCTGAACTGTGGTCGCAATCTCCGAATCGCATGCATTAGTCGGTACCGCCGAAAAGACCTCGACCAGATTAAGTTTGAGACGCCTGATGATATGTGGAAATATTGGGACGGGATTTCATAGCGTCTGCGTTTTTTAACCGTATTTTGCTATCTGCCGGGACCGCGAAGCACACCTCGCGCCGACAATGTGCTTCAAAGCTCCCCCTATAGATACACCCAAATTTTAATTTGCCAGATGTTTCAATATATGTTATGCTTTTCTCAATCTCACTTGATAGAAAGCAACAGTATTACCCTTTAGTTCGTAGAAGAGATGTGTT
Encoded proteins:
- a CDS encoding DUF1854 domain-containing protein; protein product: MQEAVKITDEVEFLDASNVRLTRNSFEELTVELPDGTSHTNVEAIRSFPLTDSNKYITLLDSEGAEIGIIQDIKQLPRESVEILVSELQKRYFMPKITKIHELDGQFGVTRWVVETNRGPVTFGMRTRYDVVSLENGRVLIKDADGNRYEIENYHHLDPASLALLETQL
- a CDS encoding cupin domain-containing protein translates to MAKITMFKGYQGEPPIPKPAHQVQANVVTVQDGVPVKYSGCDGIGVRVVHPANPNAPAQNLGLVVFFVPPHVVLEPGSHHTEECYVILKGKGVMTLAGEKVPVEAGTFIHLPPWCEHGIENTGDESMEVLICTSPPNP
- a CDS encoding mandelate racemase, whose amino-acid sequence is MENVRIERIEWARLTGERPRKAGCNSRLDEHGLHVRPPIARLTTTEGASGFGWSRISREKAQTIVGFQLSDAFDAENGVTEEFRMLEYPLWDLVGQLAQKPVYAMLSGENGEFRSPCYDTSLYIDDLHLDDNAEAAALIASEALEGKARGHNAYKIKVGRGAMHMPLDKGTQRDIDVIRAVREAVGPDASILIDANNGYNLNLTKQVLGGAADANVYWMEEAFHEDARVYSLLREWLNAEGLETRIADGEGSASPNLVDWAKDGLIDIVQYDIFSPGFSRWLELGPELDAAGVGTAPHHYGGHYGNYVTGHLSAKVERFEFVEWDHATTPGLDDAGYSISNGYVNIPQSPGFGLNLEEAPYQKAKEENGFQVRV
- a CDS encoding glucose 1-dehydrogenase, whose product is MKVELEGKVAIVTGGANGIGRSTVDALVTNGAQVAIVDIDTQAGIKVVEEVKESGGTCLFVEGNVSDATQMEDVAARIAAHFGKIEILINNAGINTRSDRVPIHQYTLEDWQRILEIDLTGVFATSRAVIPYILETHNRSGSENATGRIVNISSIAGLVPLRLQSAYVAAKAGVANLTRSMALELGPEGILVNAVAPGSTLTRGTKALFYGDDGAYTENAASLLSHIPIGRPGQTTEIAAAVLFLVSPDASYINGTVLPVDGGWIAGYTRDW
- a CDS encoding ATP-binding cassette domain-containing protein; the protein is MRGIIPKSSSVRKEFLRKRPSCGPPASDEQANDELTTIEEMPEEVEDRAQALLANGEEIKVAVSTDLRFDGNYGKDWVIATNKRLIAFNQNGAPEHQLREIPLASVEAVEIVEMYGNNILKIRTSEDAAEVARYSRKVSPKFELATPELETLVQEANPDVEHEKQHRPQGWGKNKNKCETCGQPLPRWSGVCVHCVEKRKLIFRLIKYSSPFWHVAVPALALMMIIRLVSLFPAVLSREMVDNILVPASAAINGATLTETGEPVAAPTWGHLSGIVESISGWLTLPVAGSWGHLLTIVLLMVSFNVFTMGASAVRGYMMAWVGQNITRRLRNETYEHLNALSLDFYNQRDTGNLMSRITQDVGRLRDFIANGLQDLIGDSLTLIYICIIMFLTNWKLAAWTLIPVPCLIFFTIFFGKKMGKVFSVLWKRYADISTILASTIPGVRVVKAFARERYEVNRFSEKTYQVFDGEMHAAKLWTLYRPIMEFIIFSGSILIWLVGGSQIFQGELSLGDLFMFQALMGRFFRPVYTLCQMNERFIRAATSADRVFEIIDTPPSVAEKEDAVTIDNIKGEVEFKDVYFSYDAEKNAINGVSFRAEAGEMIGLVGHSGAGKSTVINLITRFYDPSEGSIEIDGHDTRDIKLKALRQQVGVVLQDPFLFQGTIAENIGYSKPGASRHEIIAAAKAANAHEFIIKFPDGYDTMVGERGARVSGGERQRISIARAILKNPRILILDEATSSVDTETESNIQEALERLVRGRTVFAIAHRLSTLKYADRLVVLKDGKVDEIGTHEELLAKDGTYAGLCEKQTELSKIRAL